The Staphylococcus sp. KG4-3 genome has a window encoding:
- a CDS encoding LysR family transcriptional regulator — protein sequence MDSMDWEILRELFKCKNITQTSKTLRTSQPAVTYRINKLEQEFNVKIIYRNKKGVVFTSQGEMIVNYAISMLKDNQKLKEELISQENTVQGILRLSASSIFSRYQLPKILSEFSQKYPEVEFDVNTGWSEEVFKSVHNDYSQVGILRGDYSFSSEKIRLMKEKIYVVSKRPIDITDLPHLPRIYYNTDTSLNKLIDDWWIGKFIEPPSITINVDNMETSKEFVQNGLGFSILPGILLRDDDNLSKIPCLDQQGNYIIRNTHMILKEQYLNNTVVRAFYNFMKEVNLEF from the coding sequence ATGGATAGTATGGATTGGGAAATTTTAAGGGAATTATTCAAATGCAAAAACATCACACAAACAAGCAAAACGCTGAGGACATCACAACCTGCAGTAACGTATAGAATTAATAAGCTTGAGCAAGAATTTAATGTGAAGATTATCTATAGAAATAAAAAAGGGGTCGTATTCACTTCGCAAGGAGAAATGATCGTAAATTATGCAATTTCCATGTTAAAAGATAATCAAAAGCTTAAAGAAGAACTTATAAGTCAAGAAAATACCGTACAAGGAATATTAAGATTAAGTGCTTCTAGTATATTTTCAAGATATCAACTTCCCAAAATTTTGTCGGAGTTTAGCCAAAAATACCCAGAAGTAGAATTTGATGTTAATACTGGTTGGAGCGAAGAGGTTTTTAAATCTGTCCATAATGACTATTCTCAAGTAGGTATACTAAGAGGAGACTATAGTTTTTCGTCAGAGAAGATTCGTTTAATGAAAGAAAAGATTTACGTCGTCTCAAAACGTCCAATTGATATAACTGATTTACCTCATTTACCCAGAATATATTATAACACCGATACCTCCCTCAATAAGTTAATTGATGATTGGTGGATTGGAAAATTTATCGAGCCACCTTCTATTACAATAAATGTCGATAATATGGAAACAAGTAAAGAATTTGTTCAAAATGGGTTAGGTTTTTCTATTTTGCCTGGCATTTTATTACGTGATGATGATAATTTGTCTAAAATACCATGTTTAGACCAACAAGGTAACTATATCATTAGAAATACACACATGATTTTAAAAGAACAATATCTAAATAATACCGTAGTGAGAGCATTTTATAATTTCATGAAAGAGGTTAATTTAGAATTTTAA
- a CDS encoding 2-methylaconitate cis-trans isomerase PrpF family protein produces MNTTSLKIPCVLMRGGTSRGLIFKDTDLPIDEKLKEEVILKIYGSSANGQIDGIGGGTSVTSKVAIVGMTETNDSDIYYNFGQVGINQKSIDYNVTCGNMASAVGLYAVEEGLVKREDGETTVRILNTNTNKIMEVRVPVYQGEIKSVGDFSISGVEGTGAKITVSFIDSSGAFTGKLLPTGNLIDYIKMDGTTYKVSILDTGNIVAFVKASDFSLEGFELAKDINNRQTSKAIEKLRVKVGVLLGLFSDEDNVNHGLEALPKITLVSEPKDYITEQGRLIKKENINIIGRYISMGKLHPAFAVSGSICLATACKIPGTVPATVCQNNALNTIEIGHPSGSISSEVFIQKNESAYKLIKGGTGRTARRIMEGNAVIPISLMDRK; encoded by the coding sequence ATGAATACTACAAGTTTAAAAATCCCATGCGTTTTAATGAGGGGAGGAACTAGCAGAGGTTTAATTTTTAAAGATACTGATTTGCCCATAGATGAAAAATTAAAGGAAGAAGTGATTTTAAAGATTTATGGTAGCTCTGCTAACGGGCAGATTGATGGTATTGGCGGAGGTACTTCTGTTACTAGTAAAGTAGCAATTGTGGGGATGACGGAAACAAATGATAGTGATATTTACTATAATTTTGGGCAAGTCGGGATTAACCAAAAAAGCATCGATTACAACGTGACTTGCGGAAATATGGCGTCAGCTGTTGGTTTATATGCAGTTGAGGAAGGTCTCGTAAAAAGAGAAGATGGTGAAACAACAGTTAGAATTTTAAATACAAATACAAATAAAATTATGGAAGTACGTGTCCCTGTATATCAAGGCGAAATCAAAAGTGTAGGTGACTTTTCGATTTCAGGTGTTGAAGGCACAGGAGCAAAGATTACGGTAAGTTTTATTGACTCATCCGGCGCATTTACTGGAAAATTACTACCAACTGGAAATTTAATTGACTATATTAAAATGGATGGAACTACATATAAAGTTAGTATATTAGATACTGGCAATATTGTTGCTTTCGTCAAAGCTAGCGATTTTTCTCTTGAAGGATTTGAATTGGCAAAGGATATCAATAATCGACAGACTTCAAAAGCAATTGAAAAGCTACGGGTTAAAGTAGGTGTTTTATTAGGATTATTTAGCGATGAAGACAATGTAAATCATGGATTAGAAGCATTACCTAAAATAACATTAGTAAGCGAACCAAAAGACTATATAACAGAACAAGGCAGATTAATTAAAAAGGAAAATATTAATATAATAGGTAGATATATTTCTATGGGCAAATTGCATCCAGCCTTTGCTGTTAGTGGCTCTATATGCTTGGCAACAGCTTGTAAAATTCCTGGGACAGTCCCAGCTACTGTTTGTCAAAATAACGCGCTAAACACAATAGAGATAGGACATCCTAGTGGTAGCATTTCGTCTGAAGTTTTTATACAAAAAAATGAAAGTGCTTACAAATTGATTAAAGGAGGTACTGGCCGTACCGCTAGAAGAATCATGGAAGGAAATGCAGTTATTCCAATATCTTTAATGGATAGGAAGTGA
- a CDS encoding tripartite tricarboxylate transporter substrate binding protein produces MIIPFGEGSASDAFVRQYSQILSERSGVNFQPINKDGSSGLLGMLYTYQQKNNGYNVLEITPSQVIADNLDKSEKVKLLDDFEPLVQIQSDIYVLSVAEDSPIKNYDELIEKGKEDKLTIGGTSSTGLDDFATSKFKSEANIDSEFIPYKSGSEVKAAALGGEVDVYLDKVVNVVDYVKSKKVRPLVIFNDDRINKIEEFKSVPTTKEKGLDVDIGSWRGFVIKKGTPEAVKKQLTKQLKEAYETEEYKEYAKNNLVDIGEGYLGPDEFEEKLEKEYEKFDEISDDLGI; encoded by the coding sequence ATGATAATACCTTTTGGTGAAGGAAGCGCCAGTGACGCTTTTGTAAGGCAATATTCTCAGATTCTTTCCGAACGTTCTGGTGTCAATTTTCAACCGATTAATAAGGATGGAAGCAGCGGTTTGTTAGGGATGTTGTACACATATCAACAAAAAAATAATGGTTATAATGTGTTAGAGATTACACCATCCCAAGTAATTGCTGATAATTTAGATAAAAGTGAGAAGGTTAAGTTGTTAGATGATTTTGAACCACTAGTACAAATTCAGAGCGATATCTATGTATTATCTGTTGCTGAAGATAGCCCAATCAAAAATTATGATGAATTAATTGAAAAGGGAAAAGAAGATAAACTTACGATTGGTGGAACAAGTTCGACAGGTTTAGATGACTTCGCAACTAGTAAATTTAAAAGCGAAGCCAATATAGATAGTGAATTTATTCCTTATAAATCGGGATCTGAGGTAAAAGCAGCTGCGTTAGGCGGAGAAGTAGATGTATATCTAGATAAAGTTGTAAATGTGGTAGACTATGTTAAATCTAAAAAAGTTAGGCCGCTAGTTATTTTTAATGATGACAGAATTAATAAAATAGAAGAATTTAAAAGTGTACCTACTACAAAAGAAAAAGGTTTAGATGTAGATATTGGTTCATGGAGAGGATTTGTCATTAAAAAAGGAACACCAGAAGCAGTGAAAAAACAGCTGACCAAACAATTAAAAGAGGCATATGAAACTGAAGAATATAAGGAATATGCCAAAAATAATTTAGTGGATATAGGTGAGGGCTACCTAGGTCCAGATGAATTTGAGGAAAAATTAGAAAAGGAGTATGAAAAATTTGATGAAATTTCAGATGATTTAGGTATTTAA
- a CDS encoding tripartite tricarboxylate transporter TctB family protein, whose protein sequence is MGSILFCFILLIIFVYFLINSINMENLRDVDPIGASGIPTFILFILVALLIYTLIKEIVKYKKNKEKTNHNALFTKSTLIIIIITVGIAIFILVLNKVGFFLSCLFLTPLLLVLLGSKSKTQIISFSVGIPILFTFLFGNILSIPLPKGIGIFSEISNFIY, encoded by the coding sequence ATGGGAAGTATATTATTTTGTTTCATTTTACTAATTATATTTGTATATTTCTTAATTAACTCAATAAATATGGAGAATTTAAGAGATGTTGATCCAATTGGCGCATCAGGTATACCAACTTTTATACTTTTTATTCTAGTTGCATTACTTATTTATACATTAATTAAAGAGATTGTTAAATATAAGAAAAATAAAGAAAAAACGAATCATAATGCGCTATTTACTAAATCAACGCTCATTATAATAATCATAACTGTAGGCATAGCGATATTTATTTTAGTGTTAAATAAGGTGGGATTTTTCTTATCATGTTTATTTTTAACACCTTTACTATTAGTATTATTAGGCTCAAAAAGTAAGACCCAAATTATTAGTTTTTCTGTAGGTATTCCAATACTTTTTACATTCTTGTTTGGAAACATATTGAGTATACCACTACCAAAAGGGATTGGTATTTTTTCTGAAATTAGTAATTTTATATATTGA
- a CDS encoding tripartite tricarboxylate transporter permease, translating into MNINLLKDSFLTIIEPTNIMLVVLGLLVGIFLGALPGIGSSMAIVLALPFTYFLDVLPAIAFLSTIYVGSAYGGSITAILFNTPGTPEAVATTFDGHPMSQQGKSKKALGLAISSSAFGGIFAVILMFSLASILSEVAFKIHASEYFALAILGMTVISALGTSNMVKAIISGLIGIFISTIGLDPLTATDRFTFNTLELMNGIDYIPIMIGAFALGEVFSQVTNNNPQNLNTPSKLSQGVFKFKDFFVYKWTALKSATIGSMLGILPGTGGAIASFVSYGVAMKTDKNPEEFGKGKAEGVVAPETSNNAAAGVSMIPTLILGIPGSPTTAVILAALVLQGVQPGPQLMADQPILLYSIFLAMLFASIMTLVAGRAGVQVFTLLLKAPYSIIATFIIILSLLGAYATNNDLLNVWIMLLFGIVGYLMKIYHFSIASLILGIVLGPLMETSLRRHLLINNGEFLSLFHSPITVVLLLISVLIIVVPIIMTKRKAKSSNSN; encoded by the coding sequence ATGAATATAAACTTATTGAAAGATTCTTTTTTAACGATAATTGAACCTACCAATATTATGTTAGTTGTATTAGGTTTATTAGTTGGGATATTCTTAGGTGCATTGCCAGGGATAGGATCTTCTATGGCGATTGTATTAGCACTACCTTTTACTTATTTCTTAGATGTATTGCCGGCTATTGCATTTTTATCAACAATTTATGTTGGGTCGGCTTATGGAGGGTCTATTACAGCGATACTTTTTAATACACCTGGGACGCCAGAAGCGGTGGCTACGACTTTTGATGGTCACCCTATGTCTCAGCAAGGAAAGTCGAAAAAAGCTTTGGGTTTAGCGATTAGCAGTTCTGCATTCGGTGGTATATTTGCAGTAATATTAATGTTTTCCCTGGCTTCTATACTTTCAGAGGTTGCATTTAAAATACATGCTTCAGAATATTTTGCGTTAGCCATTTTAGGCATGACCGTCATTTCTGCTTTAGGGACCAGTAATATGGTTAAAGCTATTATATCAGGGCTTATTGGTATTTTTATTTCAACTATAGGTTTAGATCCATTAACAGCTACAGATAGATTTACATTTAACACTTTAGAATTGATGAATGGAATTGACTATATTCCAATTATGATTGGCGCATTTGCATTAGGTGAAGTATTTTCACAAGTTACTAACAATAATCCACAAAATTTAAATACACCTTCAAAATTATCACAGGGTGTGTTTAAGTTTAAAGACTTTTTTGTATATAAATGGACTGCTTTAAAATCAGCGACAATAGGTAGTATGCTGGGGATTTTGCCTGGGACAGGTGGAGCAATAGCTTCTTTTGTAAGTTATGGTGTAGCTATGAAAACAGATAAAAATCCAGAAGAATTTGGAAAAGGGAAAGCAGAAGGTGTAGTTGCACCAGAAACATCTAATAATGCAGCAGCTGGAGTTTCAATGATTCCTACATTAATTCTTGGAATACCAGGTAGTCCAACAACTGCAGTAATATTAGCAGCTTTAGTGCTTCAAGGTGTACAGCCAGGGCCACAACTCATGGCGGATCAGCCTATACTTTTATATTCAATATTTTTAGCTATGTTATTCGCAAGTATCATGACATTGGTTGCTGGTAGAGCGGGCGTCCAAGTATTTACATTATTATTAAAAGCACCTTATAGTATTATAGCGACATTTATTATTATACTTTCTTTACTCGGTGCATATGCTACAAACAATGACTTATTGAATGTTTGGATTATGCTATTATTTGGCATTGTAGGATATTTAATGAAAATATATCATTTCTCAATTGCTTCATTAATTTTAGGAATTGTACTAGGTCCGTTGATGGAAACATCATTAAGAAGACATTTATTAATTAACAATGGGGAGTTTTTATCATTATTTCATTCTCCGATTACAGTTGTTTTATTGCTTATCAGTGTTCTAATCATTGTAGTACCAATTATTATGACTAAGAGAAAAGCAAAATCATCGAATTCTAATTAA
- a CDS encoding TrkH family potassium uptake protein, which produces MKILNKPLYFYLLLFITTTLIGALLLYLPVTGKKPIDFIDAFFIASSAFTVTGLVTVDVSTQFNWLGDFIIMLLIQIGGLGIVTVTLLTFILINKKISIKNRYLAMTMWNIDKPGGIIRLILQFVLYSVATEILGAVFIALSFVPKYGLGQGLFLSIFTSISAFNNAGFALFRDNLMSTINDPIITITIPLLIIMGGIGPLVFFDLIMSQKLVNLKLHSKIVLSTSLILIILGSILFFILEYHATLNHLSLPEKVGASFFQSVTTRTAGFNNVDIGEITAPTSMMMMLLMFIGGAPISAAGGIKVTSLVLTLLFIISTLRNETHPSIFKRSISNRTLNIAVTITLCATIFVLSVSMIASMLNPHTPYITVLFEVISAFGTVGLSMNFTTDYHTATKIIIIITMLIGKIGILTFVQLFITEKKTLFYYAKGNVHL; this is translated from the coding sequence ATGAAAATATTAAATAAGCCTTTGTATTTTTACCTTTTACTTTTTATAACTACAACATTAATTGGCGCGTTACTTTTATATTTACCTGTTACCGGTAAAAAGCCCATTGATTTTATAGATGCTTTTTTCATAGCTTCTAGTGCTTTTACAGTAACCGGACTAGTGACTGTTGATGTCTCAACACAATTCAATTGGTTAGGCGACTTTATTATTATGCTCTTAATTCAAATCGGTGGCCTTGGTATTGTGACAGTCACATTATTAACCTTTATATTAATCAATAAAAAAATTAGTATAAAAAATCGTTATCTAGCAATGACGATGTGGAATATCGATAAACCAGGGGGAATTATACGCCTGATTCTTCAATTTGTGTTATACAGTGTTGCAACAGAGATTTTAGGAGCTGTATTTATTGCCCTCTCATTTGTCCCTAAATACGGCCTTGGGCAAGGTTTATTTTTAAGTATTTTTACATCAATCTCTGCATTTAACAATGCAGGTTTTGCTCTTTTCAGAGATAATTTAATGAGTACAATTAATGATCCAATTATTACAATTACTATTCCGTTACTCATCATTATGGGAGGCATCGGGCCTCTAGTGTTCTTTGATTTAATTATGTCTCAAAAATTAGTAAACTTAAAATTACATTCTAAGATTGTGCTAAGCACATCACTTATATTAATTATTTTAGGTTCTATACTATTTTTCATTTTAGAGTATCACGCTACATTAAATCATTTATCACTTCCTGAAAAAGTTGGAGCTTCATTCTTCCAATCTGTCACAACACGTACTGCGGGATTTAACAATGTAGACATTGGAGAAATAACGGCACCGACTTCAATGATGATGATGCTATTAATGTTTATTGGAGGAGCGCCTATAAGTGCTGCTGGTGGTATTAAAGTAACAAGCCTAGTTTTAACTCTATTATTCATCATCAGTACACTAAGAAACGAAACGCATCCTTCCATATTTAAACGATCTATTTCAAATCGAACTTTAAATATAGCCGTTACAATAACACTTTGTGCTACCATATTTGTCTTAAGCGTCTCTATGATTGCCAGTATGCTTAACCCACACACGCCATACATAACTGTATTATTTGAAGTTATTTCAGCTTTTGGCACTGTAGGATTAAGTATGAATTTTACAACAGATTACCATACTGCTACGAAAATCATCATTATTATAACGATGCTGATTGGAAAAATTGGTATTCTCACTTTTGTTCAATTGTTCATTACTGAAAAGAAAACTTTATTCTATTACGCTAAAGGAAATGTACATTTATAG
- a CDS encoding poly-gamma-glutamate hydrolase family protein, producing MKNIIHSYLYYLIMLLIVGVILTSLYILYVWKNDQPQNQDYYKNFSELKADTTEGRDWQINTKTTNNKDILITAIHGGGIEPGTSELAKIISKKGNFNLYSFEGLLKSNNAKLHITSTSFDDSKLKDMIYKSNESISIHGIKDKKKVVYIGGKDKDMSRSIRKELEKEGFNVEQSPNYVNGDSNNNIINKNDTGSGVQLEISTKYRKSFFDNGDFNRKTRENTNDYKQSIYDFAEAVTKGIKQQTN from the coding sequence ATGAAAAATATAATCCATTCTTATTTATATTATTTAATCATGTTACTTATAGTAGGTGTAATTCTAACTTCCTTATATATTTTATATGTCTGGAAAAATGATCAACCACAAAATCAAGATTACTATAAAAATTTTTCAGAACTTAAAGCCGATACAACAGAAGGACGCGATTGGCAGATTAATACAAAGACAACAAATAATAAAGATATATTGATTACTGCTATTCATGGCGGTGGAATTGAACCAGGAACCTCTGAATTAGCAAAAATCATTTCTAAAAAAGGAAATTTCAATTTATATAGTTTTGAAGGACTATTAAAATCTAATAACGCCAAACTGCATATTACTTCAACTAGTTTTGACGATTCTAAACTTAAAGATATGATTTATAAGTCTAATGAGTCTATTTCTATCCATGGAATTAAAGACAAGAAAAAAGTAGTCTATATTGGCGGAAAAGATAAAGATATGTCTCGATCCATTCGAAAAGAATTAGAAAAAGAAGGATTTAATGTAGAACAGAGTCCCAATTATGTAAATGGAGATTCTAACAACAACATCATCAATAAAAATGATACAGGGTCTGGGGTTCAATTAGAAATTTCAACAAAATATCGTAAATCTTTTTTTGATAATGGAGATTTCAATCGAAAAACGCGTGAAAACACTAATGACTACAAACAATCTATTTACGATTTTGCAGAAGCCGTTACTAAAGGTATCAAACAACAAACAAATTAG
- a CDS encoding SRPBCC domain-containing protein: MDIVTKMQVNVPKENVFEAFVNPDQIGGFWFSSSSERWEQGKTIILYYEEYNAELDIQIKSLEENKSIEFIWGEHPVSIQFEGIGESTVVTTIEKDFDAQDVEQLLGQKEGWVYMLSCLKTYLEHNVSIRAAIL; the protein is encoded by the coding sequence TTGGATATTGTTACGAAAATGCAAGTAAACGTACCGAAAGAAAATGTGTTTGAAGCTTTTGTAAATCCAGATCAAATTGGAGGTTTTTGGTTTTCTTCAAGTTCAGAAAGGTGGGAACAAGGTAAAACCATTATCCTCTATTATGAAGAATATAACGCTGAATTAGATATTCAGATAAAAAGCTTAGAGGAAAATAAAAGTATTGAATTTATTTGGGGAGAGCATCCCGTGTCGATTCAATTTGAAGGCATTGGTGAAAGTACGGTAGTAACTACAATAGAAAAAGATTTTGATGCACAAGATGTAGAGCAATTATTAGGTCAAAAAGAAGGTTGGGTATATATGCTTAGTTGTTTAAAAACATATTTAGAACACAACGTAAGTATTCGAGCTGCAATATTATAA
- the hypR gene encoding redox-sensitive transcriptional regulator HypR, with amino-acid sequence MNLEFNIAVHLLTFLVKHSDERYSSGELAERICVNPVQLRRVTRKLNEQQYLHATRGKFGGYQSNQSTKDVNLADLFVLFNEEKSEGRIFTGNQGSDCEISREIGHTMSQFHQREQDLLVAYYKTITIKDVLKDILKEDSHEKV; translated from the coding sequence ATGAATTTAGAGTTTAACATTGCAGTGCATCTTTTAACGTTTTTGGTGAAACACTCAGATGAACGGTATTCAAGTGGTGAATTAGCAGAACGTATTTGCGTCAATCCAGTGCAATTACGTCGTGTGACTAGGAAGTTAAATGAACAGCAATATTTGCATGCCACCCGAGGTAAGTTTGGTGGTTACCAATCAAATCAATCAACCAAAGATGTAAACCTTGCAGATTTATTTGTATTATTCAATGAAGAAAAATCAGAAGGTAGAATATTTACTGGCAATCAAGGTAGCGATTGTGAAATTTCCAGGGAAATAGGTCACACAATGTCTCAATTTCACCAAAGAGAGCAAGACTTATTAGTGGCATATTATAAAACTATTACGATAAAAGATGTATTAAAAGACATATTAAAGGAGGATTCTCATGAAAAAGTTTGA
- the merA gene encoding hypothiocyanous acid reductase MerA, translating into MKKFDLIIVGFGKGGKTLAKFASAQNKKVAVIEKSKKMYGGTCINIGCIPSKTLVHEGLEHGSFDQAFSRKSDVVNALNSKNYHNLADDDNIEVLDYTAKFKSNYELNLLNDQDEVVETISAQQIVINTGAKSVIPPIEGIDTSQHLYDSEGIMNLKSQPSHLVIVGGGYIALEFASMFANFGTQVTVLERGNDIMTKEDKDIVAEVKKDLADKNVNIVLNVDTKKFEDTDKGTVVHTSNGKYAADAVLIATGRKPNTDLELQNTDVKIGDHGEIIVNEYLQTDASDVYALGDVKGGMQFTYISLDDFRIVKEQLFGEGQRSTENRGAVPYTVFIDPPLARVGLTGEEAKKQGYNVIENAIPVNTIPRHKINNDTRGLFKAVVNKDNEEILGASLYGLQSEEIINLIKLAIDQKLSYKVLKENIYTHPTMVESFNDLFNM; encoded by the coding sequence ATGAAAAAGTTTGACTTAATCATTGTAGGATTTGGTAAGGGTGGAAAAACGCTAGCAAAATTTGCTTCTGCACAAAATAAAAAAGTAGCAGTTATTGAAAAATCGAAAAAGATGTACGGAGGTACATGTATCAATATAGGTTGTATTCCTTCTAAAACGTTAGTCCATGAAGGATTGGAACATGGCTCATTTGATCAAGCATTTTCAAGAAAATCAGATGTTGTCAATGCATTAAATAGTAAGAATTATCATAACTTAGCTGATGATGACAATATAGAGGTGTTAGATTATACTGCTAAATTTAAATCTAATTACGAATTAAATTTATTAAATGATCAAGACGAAGTTGTAGAAACTATTAGTGCACAACAAATCGTCATTAATACTGGAGCTAAATCTGTTATTCCGCCAATTGAAGGTATAGATACTTCACAACATTTATATGATTCTGAAGGTATTATGAATTTGAAATCTCAACCTAGTCATTTAGTAATTGTTGGTGGAGGTTATATCGCATTAGAATTTGCCTCAATGTTTGCGAATTTTGGAACGCAAGTAACTGTATTAGAACGTGGTAACGATATTATGACTAAAGAAGATAAAGATATTGTTGCTGAGGTGAAAAAAGACTTAGCAGACAAAAACGTGAATATCGTCTTAAATGTAGATACTAAGAAATTTGAGGACACAGATAAGGGTACAGTTGTGCATACATCAAATGGTAAGTATGCAGCTGATGCTGTACTAATAGCAACAGGACGTAAACCTAATACTGATTTAGAGCTTCAAAACACTGATGTAAAAATTGGTGACCATGGTGAAATCATAGTGAATGAATATCTACAAACAGATGCATCAGATGTTTACGCCTTAGGTGATGTCAAAGGAGGCATGCAATTCACATATATTTCATTAGATGACTTCAGAATCGTAAAAGAGCAATTGTTTGGGGAAGGACAGCGTTCTACGGAAAATCGCGGGGCTGTGCCTTACACAGTATTTATAGATCCACCATTAGCACGTGTTGGATTAACAGGAGAAGAAGCGAAAAAACAAGGGTATAATGTGATAGAAAATGCTATACCTGTTAATACAATCCCTAGACATAAAATAAACAATGATACTAGAGGATTGTTTAAAGCAGTGGTTAATAAAGATAACGAAGAAATTTTAGGTGCATCTCTATACGGTTTACAATCAGAAGAAATTATAAATTTAATTAAATTAGCAATAGATCAAAAATTATCTTATAAAGTATTAAAAGAAAACATATATACACACCCTACAATGGTAGAATCGTTTAATGATTTATTTAACATGTAG
- a CDS encoding GNAT family N-acetyltransferase yields MDIDYEYALDIKDVDELIRIYHDNGWTGHDKEKVITIFNTATHVIIAKCQGKVIGFARAMSDGVFNAAIYDVMVDVSHQKQGIGQEIIRRILVYLGELSCVHLVATTGYEGFYRQLGFKNLKTGMAVYTNEKLKDEYTV; encoded by the coding sequence ATGGATATTGATTATGAATATGCGTTAGACATAAAAGATGTAGATGAACTTATTCGAATTTATCATGATAACGGTTGGACAGGTCATGATAAAGAAAAAGTGATAACAATTTTTAATACGGCAACACATGTGATTATTGCAAAATGCCAGGGGAAAGTTATCGGATTTGCAAGGGCGATGTCGGATGGTGTTTTTAACGCAGCAATTTATGATGTAATGGTAGATGTGTCACATCAAAAACAAGGTATCGGTCAAGAAATCATCCGAAGAATATTGGTGTATTTAGGAGAGCTGTCTTGTGTTCATCTAGTTGCAACTACAGGCTATGAAGGCTTTTACAGACAGTTAGGTTTCAAGAACCTAAAAACTGGTATGGCTGTATATACTAATGAAAAATTAAAAGATGAGTATACTGTTTAG
- a CDS encoding multidrug efflux SMR transporter, which translates to MNWLKIIIASLFEVGWVIGLTHATSVIEWLFTMIAIFLSFYLLIEASKWLPVGSAYAVFVGLGTTGVTIFDFVFFGAPFSMIKVILIFMLLVGVISLKLVTSSKGGET; encoded by the coding sequence ATGAATTGGTTAAAAATAATTATTGCTTCGCTATTTGAAGTTGGATGGGTCATCGGTTTAACTCATGCCACATCAGTAATTGAATGGCTATTTACAATGATTGCTATATTTCTAAGTTTCTATTTATTAATTGAAGCATCAAAGTGGTTACCTGTGGGAAGTGCTTATGCAGTTTTTGTAGGTTTAGGGACTACTGGTGTAACAATATTTGACTTTGTCTTTTTCGGTGCCCCTTTCAGCATGATTAAAGTTATTTTGATATTTATGTTATTAGTTGGAGTAATCAGTCTGAAATTAGTGACTTCAAGTAAAGGAGGAGAAACATAA
- a CDS encoding multidrug efflux SMR transporter, translating to MAWILLVVAGLFEMIGITFLNAYVNSGKFPALIGLFGFFSMSFFALSIAMLELPMSTAYAVWTGIGAVGGALVGMIFYKESKDIKRVICILVILGSTVGLKLVS from the coding sequence ATGGCTTGGATATTATTGGTAGTTGCTGGTCTGTTTGAAATGATTGGTATTACTTTTTTAAACGCATATGTAAATAGTGGGAAATTTCCTGCATTAATAGGTTTATTTGGTTTCTTTAGTATGAGTTTTTTTGCATTATCAATAGCAATGCTTGAATTACCTATGAGTACAGCATATGCAGTATGGACAGGCATAGGCGCTGTCGGTGGCGCATTAGTAGGTATGATATTTTATAAAGAATCTAAAGATATTAAGAGAGTAATATGTATTTTAGTGATTTTAGGCAGCACAGTAGGTTTGAAATTAGTAAGTTAA